The Punica granatum isolate Tunisia-2019 chromosome 4, ASM765513v2, whole genome shotgun sequence sequence tggattcagagttaaagtaactttgattttgattttgattgtggaaaagaacaaatgaaatgtgattataaatttaacttgggaaacgagtatttttgttgtgtagtatgttgagttaaagttaaaagttaaaatttttgacttaagaaatgtgtgtttttgttgtgtagtgtgttgaattaaagttaaagttaaaattttttgttccTGAATCCAAACAGGACCTCATTAGTCCAGTCCCAACTCCAATCCCGCTGTGAAGTGTGCAAAAACTTGTTTGTATAGAGAAGCTATTCATTATATTCgcttatagttttttttttttaggtattTTGTGATCGAATTCGTACATTTCTCCTCCAAGACAGCAACTAGTAGAAACCAGGACATATAGAGAACCGACTTATAACAGAAAAAACATTATGACTTCTGCTTGGCAGAGAAGCATTGAATGCGTCGGTCTGATCTGTAGAATCTCTATCTTCATTGATGTCTAATAAATTAATCTAGAAACAGAACTGGGGCAGACTTGATTTTCAGTTTCGTTAATTACTAGCCTTTCACTTGTAGAAGTGTTGGCACTGTCTTCTGCATCTCTAGGGAACCATCTTTAAGCTGCTTGGATGCTTTATGCACCTATAAAGAGGAGGGAGGGGGAGTATATCCGTCAAGGACATTGTATTAGttacaatatatattgttGAGATCAGAATTCGAAACAGCATGAAAATATTCTCAGATACCTCCTTATCGCAATTGGTTCTGTAGGTGATGAAGCCAAGTACAATTGTCTGCGTTGTCACTCCAATTATCATCCTGATCCATGCCCCTGCAGAATCATCGGGGAGTCAAGTTGCAACATACATTGACATCCTTATCAGTTATCACCCTGTGAACCAAATCTCATGATACGAAAGATGTGGTGAATATATTGACTAACTTTTGCTGCGTCTTCTTACCCGAACTTGTAGATTGGCCACATATCTGAGCACAAATCCTAGAGGCACCCTGATTGCATAATAGCACCGAACGTTGACATAGGCCACCATAGTTTGCCTTCCAGCTCCAACTACCACCCCAGCAATGTTAAAGTTATTTATCTTTAGATTGTTAAGTTGATAAATCGAAGAGTTTCATCATGGAAAAACAAATACCACTCCTGCATAGTTTACTTATGAAAACCGGTCGAATGTAATTCAGCAAATTGGAGAAGGCAAGCAACACAGAGAGGCTGGTGATCTCTTCGGTGACCTCCTCTTTGCttgtgaatatatatgtggGTGATTTGATGGCCAAAGACTAGGTAGAGAATCCAGAAGAAGACCACGATGCTGATTGAATTGCCTAATATGACTTTGATGGAAAACTTTACCGCTTTAGCTTCTCCTTGCCCCAAGTCATTAGCAACCGTACATCGTATGTTGCAGAGATAGCACAAGTCATGAAAGTTACTGCAGTAGACTTGATTTAAGAAGATGATGGGAATTCTAGGATTTAAGAATTACACTGCACCGCTCAAAAACCAGAAGATCATGACCTCCCATATCATGATGTTAAAactggaaaagaagaaacgTGTTAACCATTCGCTTGGTGAAAGGAATCTCAGCTCAAGGAATTCTCTTACCAAATGGAAAATGCTGCGCTTGGTGAAACCATTGGTGTTCATTTCGCTTATGGAATCCTCGTAAGCCTTGTTCTCATGGAGACCTTCAAAGCTTCAATGGCAGCAGAGTAAAATAACTGGCCTATGAGACTTGTTTGAATTGAACCTTTTCATCTTCGGTTTATggataaaaaaaacattgcTTTTCTTCATTAAGATGCAATGGTGCTATGAAACATCTCATGATTCTGACACTTTCCTCTAAGAAAAATGAAGTACGAGGTAATCGggtacttttttttcacaGCTCTGAAGTTCTGTGTTTCTTTTACCAAAGTTCAGATGCTGGACCTTGGAAGTGTCATAACATGGTTCGGGAATTCTATTTCTTGTCTGAGTATACATGGAGAAGAACTTGTTTATGCTGAAAACTGCTTGTTGTCTGTCTATAGGATGTGTTCTTCGGGTATTGTGCAGTTGGATTTGTATAATTCTCATTGTCAGACAGCAACTACTGGAATACATACACTCAATATTGAAGAATGCACTGTGCATGCTTTTGGCACGACTGTTTTGTACATTTGGTTCCAAAATAATTGGACCAGAGCCCTAAGAAATGGTCATATTTTGGTACGTACCGTCTTCTAGCTAGAGACCTGATTTCAACACAAAAACAGTATGACTCTTGCTTGGTGAAAAAGCCTTGTCAAAATCTGTCTGATATGGAAAATCTCCTTTTCTCATTGCGGCCAAGTCACGTGGAACAAAAATGGGGTAGATGCGAACTATAGTTACTTACGAGCCTCTGACTCGTCGGATTCTCGGTGCCATCTTCTGCATCTCGCTGGAGCCATCTGTTAAGCTTTTTTGATGCTTTAATGGAAATCAAAACTTCAAATAAAACACAATTTGGGGCTCTGAAATCTTTTGGATACCTGCCCATCCCAATTGGTTCTTTAGGTGATGATGCCAAGTAAGAGGTGTCAGCATTGCTACTCTGATGATCAACCCAATTCATATGCCCTACAAAAGCACCGGTAAATTAGTTTCAATTCTCGGGATGTGCATGAATGATGCATTCTGAAGCTGATGTTAAGAATCCCatctttaatattttctcacaACAGCATTTTCCTACCTGTCTGAGGACCATGTCAGCAGTTATCTGAGCAAAAGGTAGTCCCAAGGCCAAGACACCTCGAACCAAATCTTGTAATTCAGAATGTCCGGTAAAGTGGTTAGAATTTTGCAGCATATTGTTACCTGGACTTGTAGATTGGCCACATAGGCCAATCACAAGCCCTAGTAGCGCCCCGATCACATATTAGCATTGGATGTTTTGACATAGGCAACCATTCTTTGCTTCCCAGCTCCAACTGTCATCCCTGTAACGTTAAGAGCacataagaaaaaatatttcgaTCGTTATCGTTAGACAATACTGACTTGATGATTCGAAGAGTTCATAGTAGAAGGACCATACAATTGATTGGAAATCTTACTTAAGAGAACTGACAGGCTAGCAACCTCTTCCACGACGTCCTCATTGCTCTTGAATATGTGGTCATGGGGGACAGTGCTATTACTGTGGTGTGCCTTCTAAACAATGTTGGGGCCAAACAGACTTCATGAGGCATGGATACCAGCACCCTTATTATGTTTCTATCCGCAGCACTGTTAGTCATATCTGCCCTATAGATCCCGCTTATTAGTTGGGCGAAATTATCGCCAAGCAGACTTCAATCTCCAAGGTCGGCAGAACCAGAAAGTACTACAACTGTAAGGTATCGTCCTCATTTAGGGTAGAGGTTGGTAGGTATATATGGTAGTTGAAGAACAATTTGAGCGTAATTGTCCTGCACCTAATTGCACAATCACTGGGTCCAGTCCTCTTGATCCAGTAGTGCTAATTAAAGAGTCTTACATGGTGCATGTTCAGGGAGAATGACATAATTATTTCCGTAACAGGAAAATCAAGCAACTTGCTATAGAGCAAAGGGAAAGCCTTGAAGCTTTAATGGCAACATGCAAGGGAAATACCAGGTAGCAAAATAAGATAATTGGCTACGAGGCTCCGCTGGACCTATCATCATCACTTTGGGTTCTCAATCTATGTCAGCTAATGTAAAGCATCTCTTTGCTCCATATGGAACTTATTCAAACTTTTGGTCATCAACATCTCATTGTTCTAACTGCaatattatcttttttgtTCTTATCGGTATCATTATGAACTGTTCTTTGTGGAGGATCTTTTTCAACAGCATTATTATGCTATCATCCATGACAGGTCCGTATATTTGGACAACCATCTTTCATAGTACAACATGTTTAATTGGCTCAACGTTCTTCAACAGGAAGCATCCCAGAGATTATAGCATAATATGATAGAACCAGAGTCGGGATGACTTATCTTTTGCCGTTTGGCGgcacaaaaatatatttcatgtTGGCACAAATGCTGCATCAGACAGGTATGAGTAGATTCGTGGTGGGATCATTTCATTGTCATCGAGGAAAGAAATTGGTGAATCTACAACAGGTTTTATAAGGAATAGCCAAACTTGTTTGTGTAAAGAAACAGTTCATTGTTTTTGCCTGTAGAATCtttctttcatatattttGTGATCGAATTCGTACGCTTCTCTTCCCACAGAGCAGCTAGTAGAATATATATGCAGCCCAAAGAAATGGTCAAGACTCGGGATGCACGTACCAATTTCCAGAGAACTGactcacaaaagaaaaaacattATGACTCTTGCTTGGCATAAAAGCGTCAAAGGCATTGGTCTGATCTGGATAATCTCAATCTTCATCGGTGTCTTATAAATCCatctggaaaagaaaaatgatagaaACGACTTGAAGTTGTAGCTCATTGTTATTTATGAGTTGCACTTGTAGAACTGCTGTTGGTGctgtcttcttcatctctttgGAACCATCTGTTAAGCCGCTCTGATGATTTATGCACCTATAAAGAAGATGAAGGAAGAGAGTGTCCATCATCGATGTTGTAAAAGTTCCACCATATGTTGTTGACATCAGAATTTGAAACAGCACGAATTGGAAATTTTTTCGGATACCTGCTCATCCCAGTTGGTTCTGTAGGTGATAAAGCCGAGCACCATTGTCTGCGTTGCTACTCCAATTATCATACCGATCCATATGCCCTGCGTATCATCGAGGAATTAAGTTGCAACATACATCAACATCCTTATCAGTTATCAGCCTGTGAACCAAATCCAGTAATTCAAAAGATGTGATGAATTCACTGAGAACTCTTGCAGCTTCTTCTTACCCGAACTTGTAGATTGGCCAAATAACTGAGCACAACTCCTAGAGGCACCCCAATTGCGTAATAGCACCCAACATTGACATAGGCCACCATAGTTTGCCTTCCAGCACCAATTGCCACCCCTGCAATGTTAAAACTCAATCTTAGATTGTTAAGCCGATAAATCAGAGAGCTTCCATCACGGAAAAAACATATAAACTCCTGTAGTGTTTACCTGTGAAAATCGGCTGAATACTGTTCAGCAGAATGGAGAAGGCAAGCAACACAGAGAGGTTGGTGACCTCTTCAATGACCTCCTTTTTGCTCGTGAATATATGGGCGATTTGATGGCCAAAGACTAGGCAGAGAATCCAGAAAATGACCCCGATGCTGATCGAATTGCCTAATATGACTTTGACAGAAAACTTTACAGCCTTAGCATCCCCTCGCCCCAATTCGTTAGCGACCCGCACACTGTTGAAGAGATGGCTTAGGTCGTGAAAGGTCCCGCGGTAGACTTAATTTAAGAAGGAGATGACAAAAATTTGAGGATTTAAGAATTTACACTGCGCTGCTCAGGAACCCGAGGCAGATCATGAACTCCCATAACATGATGTTAAGactggaaaagaagaaacatGTTAATCGGTCGCTTGGAGAAAGGAATCCCAGCTCATGGCATTCTCTTACCAAATGGAGAATGCTGATATTGCGACCGAGGCTCTCTTCATGTACCCAGCCAACAGAACTAGAACTGCACTGTACCATAGCTCCAAGCTGTTCCCGAATATCAAATGAGACAGTGGAAATCAGAAAAATCAGGAAAGTCTTGAAGAAAATTTGGTTCCTAGTCCTACAAAAGTGTTCctgttttttgtttctttgttaCTTGAAAACACAAAAGCAATGTACGTAGGAGATGGTCGAATTGCATTtctgagaaaagaaaaccagagacATTCTCCTAACCGAGCAACTGGCCTTTCGAAAGGAACCCAATTTCTtgactttttgtttttgatgaaAAGATGAAGATAATATCGTTATGATGCTCTTTATAAGAGTTGCTGGATGGGTAAACACATCTCATGTACCGCATTCCAACAGGGTTTCTTCCTGCTTCCGTTATCTTAATGTCGGAGAACATTGAAAAACAGAGAAATTGGGAACTGATCCCACGAGCCATAATGAAATTGATCCTGCTTACCACAGCATCACCCCTGACGAAACCGAGAGCTTTATGACTGGCCACAAATCTGCAAAAGCAGCCACAGTGAACCCTTTCCATGTACGAGGGCACCAGCCTCCAAACATGTACACAAACTCCCCAATCACCACGAACCAGCTAGACATGATCATTGCACTCATTGCTCCTGGGATGCCCCAGTCGAGCACATTGACAAACAGCCATGACAAGAGCACATGGAGTGCGAATGAGATCGAGGAGAGCCAACCGATTATCGAGTTCTTGAGCTGGGACTGCAAGAACTGTTGGATAGTGAGGCTGAAACAAAAGCAGTAGATGATTGGGATGAACCACAGGGCTATGTACCCCGCCGAGTCCGCAATCGAGTCCTCTTCCTGAAGTAGCTCGAAGATTGGGGTGCTGAAGATGAATATGGGAACTATGATTGTCGCGGTAACAAAGTTAACGATCCACGACCTCTGCAGGTAGATGCCGAGCATGTGATATTGCTTGGCTCCAAAGGCTTGACCACATAGAGTTTCGGTAGCACTCGACATGCCTAACTGCGTTGCAAGAACAAGACTGACCCATAAGTGCAGCACAATAGAGTGCCAGGATGACCATGTCATCCCTTTTCATGAAAGGTTAGGCAGACTTGAGAACAAGGCTTACGAGTATTCCAAAAGCGAAACGAACACCGATGGTCTGAATGAGGGCATAGGCGGCGAGCTGAGTCTCGCCAACGTGACCGATGAATGCCTGAGTGACCACAAAGAATCCAAAGTTGGTGACTCGGGACAACATCGCCGGAAAAGTGACTCTCCatatcttcttttcttcctcccAAACTCTGCCTTTGAGGCTACTCCCTTTTGCCTCTGCTGGTCTTGTTTCAATAAGTAGCCTCTCTTCAATCCTATTGTCTGTCATCCTGTTAATTTGAATATCGTCTTAGCCCAACAATGCGATGAGATTATTGTTTCGATCTacgaaagagagaaaaatctCAAATAGTACTCATGGCATGCCATATTGAATGTCTGGTTATTGACCATTGACCATGGTTTAACTACTGGTGTACACCCATAATAGGCGTTTTTATGTGTCTTGAAGTCGAGAGTGACATCGGTATTGTTCCAAAAGGTATTGCGCTACATTCCAGATATTTCTTACACGACCACCATCACTTGAACGTAGGGCAACGCCTTCCAAACAACACTGATGTCACTCTTGACTTCAAAACACAGAAAACGCCAACTACTGGTGTACAAGTTCGCCTTTTCTACGTGTCTTGAAGTTGAGAGTGAcattgacattttttttttttttacaagagAGGCCATGGGTTTAGTCCAATGAAACAAATattctaataactaattaaaGGGGCAGGACATGCTCCATTGCACTATACCGTCTTTCTCACATCGGCAATACCCATGTGTCTTGAAGTTGAGACACATGGAAATCAGTATCTCTTGTCATTTTCCCTATTCACAGCACATTAATTGTATCTGGAAAAAAAACTACAAAATACGGATGAGGCCGAGTGAGGAACAGTagttgaagaagaagtttTTACTCTTGCTCTAGAACCGTTACATTGCCACATGAATGATGCCAAACTTTAAACTACATGGAGAGCTTTGAAGCTTCCAAGGCAGTAGATTAAAAAAACTGGCCTACAAGACTTGTTCGAATCGAACCTTCCCATCATCAGTTTGTGGCCTCAAAACGTGAAcggataaaaaaaagaaaatctcattTCTCCATATAAGATGCAATGTTTACATCTCATGATTCAATCTTTCATCCTCAATTCATAGAAAAATGAAGGAAATTGGAAATTGTTTTCTACAACGAACTGTGAAGCTGAGTGTTCATTTTACCGAAGTACAGCTTAATGGAACTTGAAATGTCATAACATGGTTTGGAATTTAATTTCTCATCCCAGTAACACAAGGAGAAGAAGTTGTTTATACAGAAAACTGCTTGTATTTGCCTATCGGATGTATTCTTTGGGTTGGATTTGTATACTTCTCTTTCTCAGAGAGCGACTACTGGTATATATAAACTCCAAGGGGTTTGGCCTAGTGGTAAGAAGGAGCTTAAGTATCCATCCGATCCCGGGTTCAAAACCCCTTGGAGCCACCGGAGCgcctttggcgtgattacttGCTCCGTGCGTCGTCGGGGGTTCACGGAGCCCCTAGGATTAGTCGGGCGACTCCTGGACACTCTGGGTTAGAAAATACTGGTATATATATGCAGCACACTGAAAAATGTATTTTGAATGCTTTGGCACGACTATTTTGCACATCTGGTTCCAAAAAAATTAGACCAGAGCCCAAAGAAATGGTTATTCAGGACGTATTGTCTTCCAGATAACCGACTTCAACAATAAAACAGTTTGACTCCTGCTTGGTGGAAAAGCTTCAATGAAGTCGGTCTGATCTGGAAAATCTCCGTTTTCCCTCTGATCTAATCGAATCATGTGAAACAAAAATGTTATCCACACGAATTGAAGTCCTCATTGATTGTTATCTCTGGGCCTTTCACTTGTCGAACTGGTGGTGCCATCTTCTGCATCTCGCCGGAACCATCTGTTAAGCCGCTCCGATGCTTTAAGGACCTATCATGAGaagaaatggagaaaattcccATCACCGACACTGTACGAGTTTGATGATATGCTGTTGCAATCAAAACTTCAAGAAAAGCACGATTTTGGCTCCAAGATCTTTCGGATACCTGCTCATCCCAATTGGTCCTGTAGGTGATGATTCCAAGTACCGTTGTCTGCATTGCTACTCCGACTATCATCCCAATCCATATACCCTACGAGATCACCGTTAAGTTAGTTGCAATATTCATCTCAAATGTCCTTATCTATATATGCACTAGCCAATGAGTTTGTCTATGCCGCGAAGCTTATTTTTGGGAGGTGCCCAAGAGATGCATGATGGAGCTGATGATTACACTAGTAGTTCCATCTTTCATCTGAATTTTCTCACAACAGTTGGCTATCCCTACTGGTCTGAGGACCATGTCAGCAGTTATCGAAGAGACAGGCGTCCCAAGACAACTGGAACCAAATTTCGTATTTCAGAATGCCTGGTAAAAGTAGTTGAGAATTTTGCAGCATTTCATGATCACCTGAATTTGTAGACCGGCTACATAACCAAGCACAACTCCTAGAGGCACCCCGATCACATAGTAGCATCCAATGTTGACATAGGCGACCATACTTTGCCTCCCAGCTCCAACTGCCACCCCTGCGATGTTTGATATACACTTAATAGATTATTACTATCTTTATCGTTAGATGATGAAGTTGACAATTGAAAGAGTTCATCAGAGAAGGAGCATATAATTGACTAGAAATCTCACCCGAGAGAACTGGCTGAACGCTATTGAGCAAGATGGAGAAAGCTAGCAGGACCGAGAGGCTAGCAACTTCTTCCGCTACAGCCTCTTCGCTTGTGAATATGTAGCCTATTTGACGGCCGAAGACTAGGCAGAGAATCCAGAAGATGACTCCGATGCTGATAGAGGTGCCCAATATCACTTTGATGGAAAACTTTGCTGCCTTGGCATCCCCTCGACCCAATTCATTCGAGACACGCACACTGTgtatgaagaagaggaagcacAAGTTTGTCACAGTTCCTCTGGACTTGATTGGACTTGATTCAAGAATAGGACAATGGGATTTCAGAGGATTTAGTATTACCTTGCGCCGCTGAGGAACCCGAGGCAGATCATGAATTCCCATGCCGAGATGTTAAGACTGAAAAGAACAGAGAAGAAATGAGTTTAAAGGGTGCTTGGTAGGATGAAACTCGGTCTGTTGCAGTTTTTTACCATATGGAGAATGCTGAAATCGCGACTGAGGCATTCTTCATGTAACCGGCCAGCAGAACCAAAACGGCATTGTACCAAAGCTCCAAGCTGTTTTCGATCAAATCATATGACATGCCAGAAATTAGAATCAGGAGATTCTCAACAAGATTTGGGTGTGGAAAAATCATTCCCATTTATCTTCTTTACTTGAAAGGCACAAAAGCAGCATGGAAGATGTATCACAAAAGCATCTAATGAACTGCATTTCGATACCGCTTCATCttatttccttttaaattttacaatCAAAGACAGGGCACTTGTGAAGAGTTTTCCACAATTGAACTTTGCTTACCATAGCATCACTCCAGATGAAACCGAAAGCTTTATGACAGGCCATAGATCTGCAAAAGCAGCCAGAGTGAACCCTTTCCATGTATTTGAACACCACCCTCCGAAGATGTACACAAACTCCCCAATTGCAATGAACCAGCTAGACACGATCATTGCGCTCATTGCCCCTGGGATCCCCCAGTCAAGCACGTTAACAAACAGCCATGATAGGAACACATGGAGCACGAATGAGATTGCGGAGAGCCAAGCGATTATGATATTCTTGAGCTGGCCCTGCAAGAACTTTTGGATAGTGAGGCCAAAAACCATGTAGTAGATGATTGGGATGAACCAGCGGGCAATGTAACCCGCGCTGTCTGCAATAGTGTCCTCTTCCCCTAGGAGCTTGAAAATCGGAGCGCTGAAGACGAATACAGGGACTAAGATTGTTGCCGTGACAAGGTTGATGATCCATGACCTCTGCAGGTAGATTCCAAGCATGTGGTATTGCTTGGCTCCGAAGGCTTGGCCACACAGAGTTTCAGTCGCACTCGACATTCCCAACTGTGTCAAAGAGCAAGACCGACCTTCAGTGCGATTTCAAGGGGAATGCACACATGGTCATATCAACTGGGCAAGACTGGGAACTAGAACATCTGCTATGATTACTTGCTAATCGACCGATATTATGTTAACTCTTAATCAGAAAGTGCATCAACAATGCATATGTATGTCGACACTGCTTACACATATATGCTTACGCATATGCACTAGCCTTTTCAGTTGAAACGTTGTAGAGAATCATGGGCTGAAGGAATGATGCTTACGAGGATTCCATTAGCGAAACGAACACCAATGATTTGAATGAGGGCGTAGGCGGCGAGCTGAGTCTCGCCAATATGACCGATGAATGCCTGCGTGACCACAAAGATTCCGAAGGACGTGACACGGGCCAACATCGCCGGGAACGTGACTCTCCATATCTTCTTCGACTCCACCCAAACTCTGCTTGTGAGGCTACTGTCCTGTTTTGGTTCTGCATCTCCTGCTGCACAGAGCAGCCTCTCTTCAATCCGGCTGTTCGTCGTCATCCTGTTAGTTACTAAAACTCACTAGAAAATCTATTAACCTTGCAAATGGGGCATCCATGGATGGAACCACTGACtgacacaaaaaaaaaaaaaaggtacggATAATGTAAATAGAAACCAAGAGGGCGCATTTTCACAAGACACCAAAACTTATGGGAGGAACTTTTGCAATTTTCGGTTGTCTCTCATTATTAGGTGAGGAATGGTAGTTGAAGACAGGTTTGACCCTGCAAAATAATGCATTTCCAAGGATACCaggtttttgtcttttgaTGCTTTGTAATCTTCAAATTATCTACCAAAAACAGACATTTCCAAGTGAAACAAGGGGACCAACTATAAGAACTAGTGTTCAAACTGTACACGATTGTTCGCTAGAATCGATCAATCTATCAAAGGATAAGAATCGCAAacgaaatatatatctatacacACCACAGGATGtcattgttattattattttttgatataCAGGTTGTAGATGAATGAACAGAACACAAGCACGACATTGacttagagagagagagagagagttacCTGGGGGGGTTTCTTGAAGGGTCTTGGTAAAGATGACGACGTTGTCTTTTGATCCTCACAATTCAACCCAACCCTCCCAAGAATTTTCActcaaatgaatatatatgtatgtatatatatatgttttatatatataccgtGTATAggtatatgtgtatatatatatattatcccaTTCGACCTTTCATCATGATCACGCGATGTGTTCTCAATTAATAATTGTGAATGAATAGAAAAAAGCTCCCCCTCCGTTTTTGCCTTTTCAGTTCTAATTTCCACCATGCGTCCCTTTTTTAgggacaaatatatatatttccgtGTGTGTTCCTATTAAATTCATGCATACAGCTAACTTATGCTCATTAAATTCCATGGCATTTtacctaccgaaaaaaaattccatggCGTTTTATCTTTGGGATAAGGTCTATGGCCCCGATATAAGGATAtcttataaaacaaaataaagggATATATAAGTTCCTTTGGTGATGATCAAATTCAAGGTCTTTTGGTTTTCAGTCGGCA is a genomic window containing:
- the LOC116205540 gene encoding protein DETOXIFICATION 20-like yields the protein MTTNSRIEERLLCAAGDAEPKQDSSLTSRVWVESKKIWRVTFPAMLARVTSFGIFVVTQAFIGHIGETQLAAYALIQIIGVRFANGILLGMSSATETLCGQAFGAKQYHMLGIYLQRSWIINLVTATILVPVFVFSAPIFKLLGEEDTIADSAGYIARWFIPIIYYMVFGLTIQKFLQGQLKNIIIAWLSAISFVLHVFLSWLFVNVLDWGIPGAMSAMIVSSWFIAIGEFVYIFGGWCSNTWKGFTLAAFADLWPVIKLSVSSGVMLCLELWYNAVLVLLAGYMKNASVAISAFSICLNISAWEFMICLGFLSGASVRVSNELGRGDAKAAKFSIKVILGTSISIGVIFWILCLVFGRQIGYIFTSEEAVAEEVASLSVLLAFSILLNSVQPVLSGVAVGAGRQSMVAYVNIGCYYVIGVPLGVVLGYVAGLQIQGIWIGMIVGVAMQTTVLGIITYRTNWDEQVLKASERLNRWFRRDAEDGTTSSTSERPRDNNQ
- the LOC116202281 gene encoding protein DETOXIFICATION 24 isoform X2 gives rise to the protein MSSATETLCGQAFGAKQYHMLGIYLQRSWIVNFVTATIIVPIFIFSTPIFELLQEEDSIADSAGYIALWFIPIIYCFCFSLTIQQFLQSQLKNSIIGWLSSISFALHVLLSWLFVNVLDWGIPGAMSAMIMSSWFVVIGEFVYMFGGWCPRTWKGFTVAAFADLWPVIKLSVSSGVMLCLELWYSAVLVLLAGYMKRASVAISAFSICLNIMLWEFMICLGFLSSAVVRVANELGRGDAKAVKFSVKVILGNSISIGVIFWILCLVFGHQIAHIFTSKKEVIEEVTNLSVLLAFSILLNSIQPIFTGVAIGAGRQTMVAYVNVGCYYAIGVPLGVVLSYLANLQVRGIWIGMIIGVATQTMVLGFITYRTNWDEQVHKSSERLNRWFQRDEEDSTNSSSTSATHK
- the LOC116202281 gene encoding protein DETOXIFICATION 24 isoform X1, with translation MTDNRIEERLLIETRPAEAKGSSLKGRVWEEEKKIWRVTFPAMLSRVTNFGFFVVTQAFIGHVGETQLAAYALIQTIGVRFAFGILLGMSSATETLCGQAFGAKQYHMLGIYLQRSWIVNFVTATIIVPIFIFSTPIFELLQEEDSIADSAGYIALWFIPIIYCFCFSLTIQQFLQSQLKNSIIGWLSSISFALHVLLSWLFVNVLDWGIPGAMSAMIMSSWFVVIGEFVYMFGGWCPRTWKGFTVAAFADLWPVIKLSVSSGVMLCLELWYSAVLVLLAGYMKRASVAISAFSICLNIMLWEFMICLGFLSSAVVRVANELGRGDAKAVKFSVKVILGNSISIGVIFWILCLVFGHQIAHIFTSKKEVIEEVTNLSVLLAFSILLNSIQPIFTGVAIGAGRQTMVAYVNVGCYYAIGVPLGVVLSYLANLQVRGIWIGMIIGVATQTMVLGFITYRTNWDEQVHKSSERLNRWFQRDEEDSTNSSSTSATHK